caatttaagCTCTGTATCTTCAAACCCAAGTGCTGAAATAGTTGAAGTTTGAATTTCCCTTGAGAAAACAGTGAGTAGTAATGAAAAGGAAAGGCCATGTATAAAAGTTTTCTAAGGGTGCTTTTAATTTACACCAAGTATTTATAACTCTAAGGCAGCACTGCATTTGACCCCTTTTCAGAATCCTAAAGGATAATCCATTTCCTATTGGACAGTGTAAGTggggttttgtctgttttttaaggTAGTAGTAATCATGCAACAATCCTGCTTTAAACCTTTAATGGCTTCGCATTACCCTCAAGATACCAATTTTTACCGCAACCTAGAAGGCCTTGGAGATCTGGCCTCCTCCTACCCCTTCAACCTTATCTCAAGTCACTCTCCCTCTCACCACACTCCATCTCCAACTAGCCTTTGGACACCTCTTCTTTAGCTGAGGACTTTTTGTAATTCCCACTATCTGGAAGATTCTTCCCACAGTCTTTCATAAGGTTGATTCCTTGTCTTCAGTTTGGGGCATGTAATttcctctagttttccttgacCATTCATTGTGTCAACTACCACCACCTCCCTTACATCTCTCCTGTTTCTCTTATAGCACTTTTCACGAGCTACTACCAACCCTGAGCTAGAGGCTACCTACAGCAGAGAGGAACAGCAGCAGCCATTGAACCTGTAATACCACTTGTGTATGTGCTTCCATAGTAACTCCCAGCCCTTGCACCTCATTTACCCCAGGGCTGAGAGGGAGATGCTCCTGGCTGGGTAGCTTCCAAATTTGAGCCTCTGGTGACCAAGAGGCTCAAGAGTCATCTTGGTAGTGACCAAACTCCTGCACTAGGCAAAGAGAACTGGCTCTTCATCCACACCTGCCCACTTGCCCCAAGCTTTCTTACCATTTTGTTTACCTAATTGCACTGATGTAAACACAGGGAGAGCCaagatttgtttttattgtttcgTATTCCAACATCTACCTAAAtatagtaggcattcagtaaagACTTTTGAAACAATGGCTTTGAAATTCTGATATTTTTAGTTTGGCAACATGTGGGGAAAAAATACTGAAGGACCATATTCTGCGTATCCCATTTGTTTCTTGCACCAGCTAGCAATTTGGGTGACATGGGACTAAGGCCTGCTTAATCCACCTCCCAAGGTTGTTAAACTAGGAGACcatattcctttaaaaagaatCAGGGCTCCATGCGGGGGTGACCTATTCTTTGCCTGGGGCAGGAAGGTACAAGGTGAGCCTGCAACACTTATTCTGCCAGAAGGTCAGGAAGCTTTACAAGATTAAATCTGAAAACATGAAAGATCAATAATCTTTAATCTGTCTATATCACAAGTATTATTTTTCAATCATGTCAGTATTGATTAATTTGTTGTAACAAATATGAAGTCAATAAATGTGAACACTAAAGGTGCCTCCACGTTTACAAAAGGCTATGGAAATAAATATGGATTTCTTTTGAGGGTAAGGTGTGTTTTTAGATAGCATGATAGTTGTACCGCTATGTGACTATAGTAAAAAAACCAtgaaattgtatactttaaatggccTGTAAGGTTGTTAAGACCAAAAGAAAGGCTATGGGAAGCAAATCCTATTATTATAAAACAATTAATCAGGACTACCTAGATCAGTCTTGGCCTTTAACATTTGAGGCAcataatacttttttaaaaaagcattcttTTAACTAGTTCACAGGAAGGACACTTTGGGAAAAGagcctggaggtgggggtgatGACAACAAAGTTATTCCAGTTACCCTGTAGAAGTATGGTTTTCAGGCCTCCATCAGGGTCATGTTATAGAAATATCTTGAGGGGAATTAAATTTTTCATGTAAAGAACCACCAGGAGTACTTGCTTGAAAATTGTTAAGTACCATTATGCTATCGGCTTCCAGAGGGCAAAGTTTACTAATAATCTGTGTCCCCTACGATGTTCAGTTggcaaataaagtatttttacatttgtgtataGAACAATATCTATGTGAATGTAGGATACCAATTATGTTTAGCCCTAATATTATCAAGTATTTCACTAATGTACCTTGTGGCTTAGGATATCAAAACTATTGATTAATGGAAATGGTACCAAAATGACCAAGTTTATCTAGTCATACCCTTAATATATTAATTCATATTAAACTGAAGTCTGCTCATTAGTCAATAGTACCCCTTAAAAAATAATCAACAGTGTTGCCCAAGAATAGCCTAATGGCTCCCAATATTGTGATGAAAAAATAGCAGCTGTAATAAATTAAGAGTAGTCACTGATCATGGTTTATTTGGTGTTTTAAATGGTATGACACGTTTGGATAGTTGGTTGCACTGTTTACAGGTAGTCTTTCTTTTTACATTACATGGCAGTGTACACCACTTTGATACATTTGGTACACAAAACAAGATCGTTTAGAACAGTTATGCACAAAACATGCAACATTGGATTTACACATTGGAGTCCAGGATGTGACTGAATGGGGGGGAAAGAAGTTGGACTAGGCATTTTGGATTAAGTAACCAGAAGGTATATAATACATAGTAACCATGCATTCTTCTGGTTTGAAAGACAATTGCAGCATGTGCAACATTGGCACTGGTGCCTCAGAGGTGAACTATTTTATACTAACCAGTTTGGGACTATCCAAGACTAGTATCTTATCCAGCATCAGGATATAGCTGTGAGGTTTTATGAATTATTCCTACTTCTAACTTTAAGAAATTGATGTTTTCCCTAGGTCATTTTAATATCACTGCTTTAATCACAGACCAGATAAAAAGGACAACATGCATAATCCCCAACAAAAATCCTGTTGTAACCTAGACAGTAAATGATACAACATTATAAGACTTTAAAATTGCAGCTCTTTTTGGATCCCCCAAAGTGTATCTGCACTCTTCTTCAAACGGGCCTCTTCTTCAGGAGTCAGAGACACTTTGACAATGTCTGAGATTCCATTCTGTCCCAAGATGCAAGGAACACTAAGGAAGACGTCATCTTTTATTCCATAGAGACCCTGaaggcaaaatgaaaaatattttacattttatctatGCCTTCTTGGTCTTCCATGACTTTCATTCTCTACAATTATGAAGCTTATACAACTTGATAAGTAGAAACTCTTTATACAGCTTTTCAGCAATGATGTAATGAAGAAGcaggattaaagaaaaaagccATTAAAATAGCAGCAAGATTTCCATTCTAAAAGGAAATCTGGGCTACTACCATTATTCAGTGCTTTCCAGTTTTTACTGTAATAACACTTCGGTAACTGTAACTTGAgtatgatttatatttttccctaaggggaaaaaaaaacttttttatagtCTTCTATCTACATCCATATAATTGAATGAAGGAGTTTTTCAGTCAGCAGATTAAGTATCTGTGTGCTGAACACAGTGTAGTGGACACTAATCCCAAAGTTCAAGCATttctttccaaaaaaagaaagttgCAGGTGCAtcaatttatttcacttaaatcaGTGATTTAAATCTGTGATTGAGGATCGATACTAATCTAACTCCTTtctcagaactttaaaaaaaagcaagaaactaTGGCCTTTGAATATAACGTATCACTATAGAGACCTACCTTAATCAGGGTGGAAACTGGATGTACCCGTCTAAGATTCTTCATTATACTTTCTGCCAAATCTGCCACAGATAGCCCAATGGCCCAGGAGGTGTAACCTTTCAGTTTGATCACCTCATAAGCACTGCAATATAGGGAAGAGTAGGGAAGGATAGGGAAAGGTAGggagaaacaaagcaaagcaaaattatCACTGAATACACATTTTATTCTAATGCCACAAAGTTGCATTGTATACCTAATAGTAACCCTTACACATGTATACCAGGATGTGTAAGGATGTGTAAGGATATGTAAGGATGTTCCCAACAGTACTGCTAGTAATAGCAAACATGTGGCAACAAGCCCAATGTGCTCCCAACAAGAGAacagataaactgtggtatatttgcacaatggaatattatatagctgTCAAAACAAATGAACTATGTCTACATGCAACAAAACGGATGAttcttaaaaatgtaatattaacAGAAGTAAATCCAAGATTACATAGAGCATGCTTGCCTCATGATTATCTCAATTAGGAGGAGGGGGACACAGAGAGATGGGTTCAGGGAGGATCACAGAAATGTTTTAGTTCTTGTGTTGGGTGATGGGCTCACAgatcttattatttaaaaagttaattaatgAACACATAAGAGGGCCTCACATAGAGATCATAAGAATCTCATGACTAAGAATTATGATTAATATAGACGTGAGGTCCACAGATGACCACATGGTTTATAATAAATAAAGTCATCAAATTGAAAGCTTCCCTATTTCTAACAGGAATTATTTACATTGTTAGTACCATTTTTCAGTACCAATTTCTAGTACCAATATAGACACTGCTTAAAACTTTATAATCATCTGAATTAACAAGAAGCTAGCTGTGTTTCTATACAGAAAGTCTAAAATAGGTACCTGGATTTAAAAGACCTTATTCTATCTGAATGAATCAGATATGGTATTGAAATAAAGTCTGACTCCCCAAGAGTTAAATCTAGCTTTTTAATCTTAATAGTTTATAATATAAGCACAGAAAGATTTATCAGTCTATAAATTGAGAATTATAGCAAAAAAAAGACTAtcattaataaatgtttatcatttttaataCCTTTACCACTGTTCCATAGGATTATCTTTATCAAAGCTTAAGAAAACAAGTTTTCTTCTCTCCAACACAAAGTTCAGATGCAAATGATACTAACAGACTAAtctcttaaataaaaattataaactttaatCTACCAGATTGCCaaattatgagatttattaccTGTCGACCACCTGCTTGTGAACCTCTTTCCAATGTTCCTTATCGGCATCAGTGCCTAATTCAGGGTGCAGATTTTTCAAGGAGACCCCAGCAACATTCACTCCACTCCATACAGGCACTAAAAGAAATAACGCAGAATATACTTATTTCCATACATCAACAGAGTAGTAACTCTGGCCcatttttctaattctcttttCTTATCGGGGGAGGGCTATCTCCTTTTGGTAGATTGTCAAGAGTACCAATCTTTCAAATCCTAAAGTTTTCACTTTTAGATTGGATTTTTATTTGTTCAGATTAGATAAAACTTACAATTTTCACTATATTCTAAACTGTTTTCCTAGACCTACTGGGATGTTTAACCCAATTTATTTGCAACATAAAGTTAGGATGAGGTCATAGAGAAATTTTCTTGGCACAAGGAACTCTGAGAACTCTGCATAAATTGTAACATTTTTTGACTGTGATAGAACAAACTTTCTCTATAagttacatacatacatgcatttgGGTTGACTGACCTTTTCTGGACCAGACAATTCAAGTTGATGAATAGAGTTCAAATAAATGATAAACAGTTGTGATGTTAAATGGCTGAGGTCACCCTAAGAACTACAATCCTATTCAACATGTCCAAGGTAAGAAGTAAAAGAAATCTCATTTCCCATTCCTCCTGCCATGAAAATGGCCAAGCTCTTAACATACAATGTCAAAGGTAGATTTCTATAAACTATTCTACACTGAGGAGTGGAGGTCTGATTTAGTCTCTAATTTAATATTGAAACTCTTTCAATTTCTTACACAATCTTTTTGAAAACCAAGAGAAAGTAATTTATACTTACCACTCGAGTCTCCATGCTCCCCAAGGACCCAGCCATGACAGCTTAATGGGTGAACTCCCAGCCTCTCCCCCATTAGATAACGGAACCGGGCTGAATCCAGATTGCAACCACTTCCAATAACACGGTTTTTGGGAAAGCCACTTATTTTCCAAGCCACATAGGTCAAGATATCcactatgaagaaaatatttaggcAGAAATACTAGGTAAACCACCAGATAATGACTGGCTACTACACAAGATATGTTACTGTCTGGATCTTGACATTGATCAtgactaataaatatttttgtcagTATTTTTTAAGCCTCTATTCTATGTATAATATAGAAAACCCATTCATTATTcaagatatgtaattttatgaaaataaactaTACATCCATTAAGAGAATAACATTACCCATAAACTTATCCCTTATACAAGATCTTCTTaggcaagaaaataattttaagttcCAGTTATTTCCAGAGAGATTGTATCCCCtaattaatgttttaatattacctattttacaaaaacatacaataaatctACTCTTAGGAGGGAAAACtatgaagaataaaatgaaaaaataaatgcttatggAGAATTTAACACATACCATCAATTTCACAACTCATCTGTTTTTATGCAATTAAAGTCTCACCTGGATTGGAAACAATAAGCAACTTGCAGTTCGGGCTGTATTTTACAACATTAGGAATGATGAATTTAAAGATGTTCACATTACGCTGGACCAAATTAAGACGACTCTCTCCCTCTTGCTGACGTGCCCCAGCTGTGATGATAACCAGCTTGGAGTTTGCAGTCACACTATAGTCTAGAGAAAAGGGAAACAATGACCAGATCAGATGTA
This genomic stretch from Choloepus didactylus isolate mChoDid1 chromosome 6, mChoDid1.pri, whole genome shotgun sequence harbors:
- the LOC119536472 gene encoding L-lactate dehydrogenase A chain isoform X1 produces the protein MAALKDQLIENLIKEEQTPQNKITVVGVGAVGMACAISILMKELADELALVDVIEDKLKGEMMDLQHGSLFLRTPKIVSGKDYSVTANSKLVIITAGARQQEGESRLNLVQRNVNIFKFIIPNVVKYSPNCKLLIVSNPVDILTYVAWKISGFPKNRVIGSGCNLDSARFRYLMGERLGVHPLSCHGWVLGEHGDSSVPVWSGVNVAGVSLKNLHPELGTDADKEHWKEVHKQVVDSAYEVIKLKGYTSWAIGLSVADLAESIMKNLRRVHPVSTLIKGLYGIKDDVFLSVPCILGQNGISDIVKVSLTPEEEARLKKSADTLWGIQKELQF
- the LOC119536472 gene encoding L-lactate dehydrogenase A chain isoform X2, which translates into the protein MSEPSGGYTYTETSILFFHAKVPFHSKSKMAALKDQLIENLIKEEQTPQNKITVVGVGAVGMACAISILMKELADELALVDVIEDKLKGEMMDLQHGSLFLRTPKIVSGKDYSVTANSKLVIITAGARQQEGESRLNLVQRNVNIFKFIIPNVVKYSPNCKLLIVSNPVDILTYVAWKISGFPKNRVIGSGCNLDSARFRYLMGERLGVHPLSCHGWVLGEHGDSSVPVWSGVNVAGVSLKNLHPELGTDADKEHWKEVHKQVVDSAYEVIKLKGYTSWAIGLSVADLAESIMKNLRRVHPVSTLIKGLYGIKDDVFLSVPCILGQNGISDIVKVSLTPEEEARLKKSADTLWGIQKELQF